DNA sequence from the Xenopus tropicalis strain Nigerian chromosome 4, UCB_Xtro_10.0, whole genome shotgun sequence genome:
CCAGCCTCCCAGCTGATCCCACAACCATAACCTCATGTACAAAAGTACCCGGCATATTAAAGTTGAGAGTTACTGTGCTACAAGCACCCCCAGTCATCTGCATCTGGAAGAAGCAAAAGTCATCACTTGTCACATACCGGATGCCAGAAATGGCCTCATTctgctttacaaatgttttaagAAACCCATGGACTTTCTCTGCTCTTTTGTTTGTTAGATGAGTGAGGAGGTCAACCAGGTAGGTCCCCAGGGTGTGCAACCCACCTCCCCCCATAAGGTCATCACAGATCCAGCTGTAATTGCTACTCAGCAAACTCCCCCCATAAACACGTACATCACAAATTCGGATTTCCCCTACATAGTTTTGTTCTAAGATAAGCTGGCGCATTCGGTCAAAGGCAGGAAGAAACCTCAGAGCATTTCCTACTAGGCTCATCAGTTTTGGGTAGTAACGGGCAGCTTTCACCATTGTAAATGCATCTATAGAAGAGGCGGCTTTCTCACAAATTACATTCTTCCCAATCCCTAAAACACAAACAAAAGTAAGATAAAGGATTTGAATTTATTGTATATCGTTGGCTAGCTACAAATTATCAAAAGCAatttttaaatctaaaaacaatgttatttttttttttaaatgaatacttAATTATAAAGATAATATGACAGCAACATGCTCAGTGCTGCAGACAGAAGTAGGGAAGGGAAGACAGTGGTGGGGTTGCCTTAGTCATGCACAGGTAAGGGTTGGAAGGAGGGAAAGAGTGGTTTTGTAATCACCTTTATAATTTGGGCCTCTATTCATATGCACTTCAAGAGCCAGGTTACAGATGCATCATGATGCTGCCTGAGCCGAATAAAAAACTCTCATACTGGGCTTGTCATACTTTATATTGGGCCTCACCAACACAGTGGTTTATATGTGGCCCAAGAAACACCATAATGCACCTGTAACCTGGCTGTGGAAACAAATATCTGTATTCTGATTTTATTCCTTTATCTTTTTAAATTAAGGTTTGTTGTGCAGTGATGATAATGTATCAATGTgactttttgtattattttaagaTCTTGTTTTTATCTTTTCAATCATCTTTTTTATGCTTGTAACTTTAAAAATGAACTAAATCAGAAAACTCAAAAGATACAAGATATAAATACTATTTGGCATTTAAACAAATGGCAACATTACAAACTAATGTAACATATTTTAAAGTATATTACCTAGAGCCTTTACGGCAATCTGTCGTGTGAGAGGGGGTGGGATACTGATACACACTAAATCTACTTCTTGGTGCAGTAAGACATCATCTGTATGGCAGGTATAGAATGGGATTCCCACTTCTTCTGCAAGTTCTTTGGCTTCTTCATctgtttttccccataatgctTCAATACTAAAGCCATCTGCTCGCAGAAGTGAAATCAAAACTCTGGCTGTATTTCCAGTTCCAAAAACTCCTATGCCAGGTAAGGTCTTCATCTTTGGCAAGAAAGTTATGAACCGACTCCCCTTTGGAATACTTCAAGACCTACTATaacacaaaaattttaaaaaaaattaaaagactAAATTTCTATGGATGATATATGAATACAAGGTGTCACCTACATGAGGTTTCAGCCTACACTGAACACAAAGTCAGTGAATAACATTCAGTTCACAAGAGAAGTTGTTAAAGGCAATAAGCTgccttttttaactgtaatatataaattaaataggGTGGGGGGAACCAAAGAATACAGAAAATATTATTACAGTCATTTGCTGTTTGATACCTACTGCTCACTGAAACTTAAAGTCTACACACCATGGGCTGAAACTGTGACATACATAAGTCaaagaataataaatacaagCATCTCATGCTTTGAAATCttgtgaataaatatttttagGAGATTGCTTCCTTGTAGCAGAACCCAGATTTGAAACTGCAAGATAGAAAAGGACCTTAACAAGAAACAATACCTCAACTaggacaaaaatgtattttttccctaAGATGAAGGTCTAGAACACTTCTGCAAAGAGGAGACAAGCACTCCTGTGTTAGTTCAAAAGTAAGGTGAAATCCATAGAAGTCAAAAAAATCCACAACTGGAAACCCCAAGAGAAAAAAGCATGGAGCCTAGAAAACCTGTCCCGAACTGATAAGGTTTTGATGCAGACTGTAATGAAAAGGCTTTGTATGGCAAGAATCCCCACCGGGGAAAAAACTAATACAGAAGGAGTCATGAATCTAGGTCCCCAGtagacataaaataaaaatcctatggagcagaaaaaaaaatcctccgacctctagaaaaaaaaaatgaaaagcacagGATTCTTCAGACCATTAAATGGTGCATTAAGTAAGATCACTGAAACAATTCTATGCAAAGGCAATTAAGCAATAGAGTTGCATTGCTCCCCTTGATAACACTAACTTGCCAAAACAGCAAGATATACAATATGATACAAATGTTTAGGCAGTTTAACAATATTTGCAAAAGTGCAAGGATCAAGGTTTTTCACAGAACCAGAGACaacgtttctatatatcttttaGTTTCTGCACAGTTTCTGCCAGCCTTTGGGACCTGTCACTGCATTCATCTGAAATGTATAAAGGGTTTTTGCGCCGTGTTTGTAATTAGTCAGATATTCCACATCCAACTCCAATGCCAAACAGCCGAGTTCAAATACCAAAATGGAGATTTATCTGATTTTATCAAATCTGACCGTAAACATAATTCAAATCAATGTTAAAATGGTGATACACCACTCTAACCAAATTACACGGATCTTCGTCTATACCACACAGCTTTTTACTTGTTTCCCAACAATCTTACCATTTGAAATCTATTTTAAGTGGGCAAAATGTTAGTGACTTGCTGCAGAACTTTGTGCACGTTAAGCTGCTATGATTGTCTACACCGTTCTGTGGTAATTAACATAACTTCTCCCTACTGCCCGACAGTCCTGCTCGGCTTTACACAGATCGTTACTTACACATGCCATGAATTGCAAGCTTTTCGGCTCCTGTTCTACAGGAAATCCCGAAGTcacaagtctcatctcgcgagactgGGCGTCACAACTAAACGTAACGCGGTGACGCATAACGTAGCGACGCATAACGCAGCCGACTTGGCAGATTGATGGAAATGGACTGTGCATTTCAATGTTATACAGTTAGAAGCTGCTTTGTCAGGGAACACGGAGAAGTGATGCCAGCAGCCACCAGTCTCAGTATGTCtgcattgttattatttatgttCAGTGGTGGGgaacatacattaataaataacatGTCATGTTTGCTGTCAGTACCTGTTGCCATGAGAGAGCCTTTTTTCCAATTTGCCGAAAAGGGaaggagtgtttttttttaggtGAAATTAAGTAATCTTCGTTTTTTTGGTATTGGGAAGGACACAGTATATTTTGTTCAAACAAGGGCCAGAGTTTTGACGCTGGCTAATTTAGGAGAACACTGGTAAAATTCAACTAAAGTAATTTAACATTTTAGGCTTTTTTCAGTGGGTCGCTGGAGGGTGCCAGGATttatatgcaaaaagggggagctTTCTCATAATTAAGGGACAGAACAAAATCTAAATTATGACAAGATAATGGGTAAAATTGAGCAGAAGTCATTTTTTACTCTTCATTTTCTCTGGTCCTAACTAAGTTGTTCTGCCATTGATACAGATCCTTACACTCTGGCCTTGTGAAGCAACAGTCACTTTGGGtaaaaagagggaaaaaattccttcctgactccacgACCAACCACTCACTTACtgaaaaaagccatccaaccccttcttaaagctttttttttttatgtatcagccagtacaatgcAGGGAGAGATTTCCATAACTGCACAGCTCtcattgcatacctcccaacatttgaaaaatgaaaagagggacaaaaagatttggtgtgcgcacttaccacaccccatttaaaaaaaaaatactccttttatatagatgaaatggtgggatcagacgcaaatgcgCTATACCCACATACTggacgacctaaggaaaacaatatagcaactcctacattaaaatacaaatatagagagaaagcagtcagttataagtgagttataactatgtaccagttttgccccccataggagctccgccttcatctgcggcttctctccttatgcggcggtgccaggcccttttataaggttgtgccccgtgcgtaatgacgtcacacgtacgcacggggcccaacccgcaatgcgggacattcatggaacgatctgggacagcgggatgcgccataaaaatcggggggggggggggggggtatgctcattgtaacaaaccctttctgaatatttagatggaaccccctttcttctaatcggaatggatgcccttgtgtctgctggaaggccctactggtaaatagagagattat
Encoded proteins:
- the gfod2 gene encoding glucose-fructose oxidoreductase domain-containing protein 2 isoform X1, which encodes MKTLPGIGVFGTGNTARVLISLLRADGFSIEALWGKTDEEAKELAEEVGIPFYTCHTDDVLLHQEVDLVCISIPPPLTRQIAVKALGIGKNVICEKAASSIDAFTMVKAARYYPKLMSLVGNALRFLPAFDRMRQLILEQNYVGEIRICDVRVYGGSLLSSNYSWICDDLMGGGGLHTLGTYLVDLLTHLTNKRAEKVHGFLKTFVKQNEAISGIRYVTSDDFCFFQMQMTGGACSTVTLNFNMPGTFVHEVMVVGSAGRLVVRGTELFGQKNSASEEKLLLSDPLTREIADISDFEKVPPPYLMGIAHMVKALRQSFQDQEDHRTWDQKPLSVAATFEDGLYMQRVVDAIKRSNRSGEWESVELTNDETDSNQNLSEVIQHNL
- the gfod2 gene encoding glucose-fructose oxidoreductase domain-containing protein 2 precursor (The RefSeq protein has 2 substitutions compared to this genomic sequence); this translates as MKTLPGIGVFGTGNTARVLISLLRADGFSIEALWGKTDEEAKELAEEMGIPFYTCHTDDVLLHQEVDLVCISIPPPLTRQIAVKALGIGKNVICEKAASSIDAFTMVKAARYYPKLMSLVGNALRFLPAFDRMRQLILEQNYVGEIRICDVRVYGGSLLSSNYSWICDDLMGGGGLHTLGTYLVDLLTHLTNKRAEKVHGFLKTFVKQNEAISGIRYVTSDDFCFFQMQMTGGACSTVTLNFNMPGTFVHEVMVVGSAGRLVVRGTELFGQKNSASEEKLLLSDPLTREIADISDFEKVPPPYLMGIAHMVKALRQSFQDQEDRRTWDQKPLSVAATFEDGLYMQRVVDAIKRSNRSGEWESVELTNDETDSNQNLSEVIQHNL